A region of Bacillota bacterium DNA encodes the following proteins:
- the radC gene encoding DNA repair protein RadC: MTIKQLPPELRPRERLIQFGAGSLSNAELLAIVLGTGTKNKTTVQLSEKLLSHFQTLGSLGKSTIEELCGIGGIGKVKATKVLAALELGRRAGMASPSERFTINSPEDVARLLMPDMRYLDREHFKALILNTKHQVLRSVDISIGSLSSSVVHPRELYKMVIRHNGAAVIVAHNHPSGDPTPSSEDIAVTKRLTEAGQVLGIDLLDHIILGDGRFVSLKEYSLM, translated from the coding sequence TTGACAATCAAACAACTGCCGCCTGAGCTAAGGCCAAGAGAAAGGCTGATCCAGTTCGGTGCAGGCAGTTTGTCAAATGCAGAATTACTGGCTATAGTATTGGGTACTGGCACAAAAAATAAGACTACGGTTCAGCTAAGCGAGAAGTTGTTGTCTCACTTTCAAACGCTGGGTTCTCTTGGAAAGTCGACCATAGAAGAGCTTTGCGGAATCGGTGGAATAGGGAAGGTAAAAGCCACCAAGGTCCTGGCAGCGCTTGAGCTCGGTAGACGGGCTGGAATGGCATCACCGTCCGAGCGGTTTACCATTAATTCCCCAGAAGATGTTGCTCGGCTCCTTATGCCCGATATGCGGTATCTGGATAGAGAGCACTTTAAAGCGTTGATATTAAACACCAAGCATCAGGTCCTGAGGTCGGTGGATATCTCGATAGGGAGTCTGAGTTCCTCGGTGGTGCACCCAAGGGAACTTTATAAGATGGTGATTAGGCACAATGGCGCGGCGGTTATTGTAGCACACAACCATCCGAGTGGAGACCCGACACCAAGCTCTGAGGATATAGCGGTGACCAAGCGTTTAACTGAGGCAGGCCAGGTGTTAGGAATAGATTTACTCGACCACATTATTCTTGGTGACGGTCGATTTGTGAGTCTGAAAGAATATAGCTTGATGTAA